The region AGCTGGCCCAGGCGGGGCAGGTCCGCCGTGATCACGACCAGCGGCGTGGGGTACCCGCCGTGCGTGCCCGCGTCGGGCAGCAGCAGGATCGGGCGGCCGTCCGGCGGCAGTTGCAGCAGGCCCGGCACGTTCGGGACGCTGGGCCGCGTCGGGTCGCGCGGGGCCGCGACGGACTCGGTCAGGCGGGCGCCCATGCGGTCCGCCTGCGGACTGACCGTGAAGGGCCGCGCCAGCAGCGAATCGCGCAGGTCGGCCGTCAGGTCGCCTGTGCCGAGCACCCGCAACTCGTGGTGGGGCCCGGTGGGCGTGCGGAGGTCCGGCGCGATGAACGCCCGCCGCGCCGCCTGCGCGGGCAGGGGAGACCACGTCAGGTGATCGCCGGGCCGCAGCGCCCGCCCCTGCACCCCGCCGAACCCCGCGCGCAGGTCCGTGGCGCGACTGCCGAACACCTCGTGCCCGTGCAGGGCGCCGCGCACCGCCAGGAACGCCCGCAGGCCCCGCGCGGTCCCGCCGACCGTCAGGGTCTGCCCGGTCTGCACCGGAACGGCCCGCCACAGCGGCAGCGGCGCGCCGTCCAGCGTCGCGTCGAACGGCGCGCCGCACAGACTGACCAGCGCCGCCTCGTGAAAGAGGACCGTCGGGCCGCCCAGCGTGACCTCCAGGCCCGCCGCGTCCGGCGCGTTGCCCACCAGGGCGTTCGCCAGCCGCCGCGCGACCGGGTCCGCCGCGCCGCCCGCCGGGACACCCAGCGCCCGCACGCGCCGCCCGGCGTCCTGCACGGTGGTCTGCACGCCCGCACGCAGGACGGTCGCGCCGGTGGCAAGCGGCCCGCCGGCCACCGGCCGGGACGCCCGGGGCAGGGGGGCGGTCACGCGCGCGCCTCGAACTGCACGCGGTCACCGGGCTGCCACGGCACCGGGGCCGCGCGGGACAGGTCGAAGAAATTCATGGCGGTGCGGCCCACCAGCCGCCAGCCGCCCGGCGTCTCACGCGGGTACACGCCCGCCCACGGGCCGCCCAGCGCGACGCTGCCCGCCGGGACCCGCTCGCGCGGGGCGTCCAGGCGTGGCATCCGCAGCGGCTCGGGCAGGCCGGTCAGGAACGCGAAGCCCGGCGTGAAGCCCAGGAACGCCACCTCCAGCTGCGCCGCGCACAGCGCCGCCACGAAGGCCGCGCGGTCCAGGCCCGCGTGCGCCGCGCACCAGTCCAGGTCCGGGCCGCCGAAGGTCACGGGCACCACCACCCGCCGCCCGGACCCGCCCGGCGCCGGGGTCAGGGTCGCCAGTCGGGCCGCCACGGTCTCCTGCACCGCCTCGCCCGCCGTGGGGGCGTCCAGCAGCAGGGTCAGCAGGTCCAGCGCGGGCACCGCCTCCTGCACGCCCGGCAGTGGGTGGGCGCGCAGGCTGGCGTACAGTTCGCGGGCCAGGGGCGTGCGGACGTTCAGCGCGGCGTCCCCCAGCCACTCGAAGGTCGGCAGGTCCGGGCCGGAGGGTGCAGGCATGCCCCAGCATACGGACCCGCGCGGGGCCGCGCCGGGCCGCTGTGCAGCCACACACCTGAGCAGCCACCCCGCCTCACGCATTCGCGCCCCGCGTTCCCCGCCGCACCCGCTACGCTGCGGATCATGACTGCCCCCACCCCGCAGCCCCCGAGGCACGTCCGCGCGGTCGCCGTGCAACCCCACTGGAGTGCGCGCGACTTCACGACCCCCGAGGCGTTCCGCCGCTGGATGCGCGCCCAGCTGGACATGGCCCGCCCGCACCTGAAGCCGGGCGGCGTGAACCTCGTCGTGCTGACCGAACTGAACGGCCTGCCGCTCGTGCTGCGCGGCGGCGGGTGGGCGCTGCGCCTGCAGACCTTCGAGCGGGTGGCGCTGGCGCTGTTCCTCGCGCGGCTGCCGCGCGCCCTGCCGGTCCTGCTGCGCGAGCGGGTGTCGCCCATCCGCGCGCTGCAACTGGCGGGCATCGACGCGAACACCGAACTGTACCTGCACACCTGCCGGGACCTGGCCCGCGAGTACGGCGTGTACCTCTGCTGCGGCAGCGCGCCCATGCCCCGCTATGCGCGCCACGGGAACACCCTGCGCCGCGCGCCCGGCGTCCTGACGAACCAGACCGTCCTGCTCGACCCACACGGGGACCTGATCGGCGTGACCGACAAGGTGCACCTCACGCCCGACGAGGAGGCCGGAGGTGTGGACCTCACTCCCGGCCACCTCAATGACCTGCGGGTGTTTCCCACGCCCGCCGGGGACCTGGGCGTCGCCATCAGCCTCGACGCATTCCGCGCGGACGTCATCGGGTCACTCGCCGCGCAGGGCTGCACCGTCCTGCTGCAACCCGACGCGAACGGCTCCCCCTGGACGGCCAAGGAGGGCCTCCCACCCGACCCCGCGCACCTGCGCGACCAGCCCGTCGCGTGGCTGGACAGCAGCTGGCAGGTCACCGCCCAGCGCCAGATCCCGTACGCCGTGAACCCCATGGTCGTCGGGAACCTCCTCGACCTGACCTTCGACGGGCAGAGCGGCATCACCGGCCCCGCCGAGGAAGCCCCCGGCCTACGCAGCTACGTCCTGACCGACCCGCGCCCCGGCTTCCTGGCCCTGACCCCCTGGGTCACGGACGGCACCCCCGACGAACTGCGGCAGGCCGGACTGGACCGCGCCGCGCACAGCGGCCACCCCCTGGAAAACCGGTACCGCGAGGACACCCTGCACGCCGACCTGACCCTCCCGCCCGCCACCCGCCCCGCGCCGCCCCACACCCCGCACGAGGACGCCCTGCAAGCCCTACTGCGCGGCGAGGCCCGCGCCCCCCACCCCGGCCGCTGGGCACTGGCCGCGCTGCCCCTGCTGGCCCTGCCCCTCCTCACGTGGTTGCGCCGCCGCCCCTGACCGGCATTTGACAGGACGCGCCCCCCCTCTTATACTTCCCCTCGCGCCTGAGTTCAGCGACGGCGCGCCCCGCCATGCAGGGGGGGTTGGCCGAGTGGTTGAAGGCAACGGTCTTGAAAACCGTAGTAGGGCAACCTACCGGGGGTTCGAATCCCTCACCCCTCGCCAACACATGACAACCGGACTGGAGAGGTGGGTGAGTGGCTGAAACCGCACCCCTGCTAAGGGTGTATACCGCAAGGTATCGAGGGTTCGAATCCCTCCCTCTTCGCCACCATTCAACGCGCCACACGTTGAATGCAGCCAACAGGATGTGCCCGTAGCTCAGCTGGATAGAGCGTCTGACTACGGATCAGAAGGCCAGGGGTTCGAATCCCTTCGGGCACACCAGACAAGAGCCCCCGCCGCGCGCGGGGGTTCGCTGTGTTCACCCCACCTGAGCACTCCTGCCCAGGCCCGTTCACGCCCACTTGCAATTTCCGCCCCGACCCTGTAATCTCTTTCGGCTGAGCAACAAGCTCCGCACCACACAGGACGTGCCCGTAGCTCAGCTGGATAGAGCGTCTGACTACGGATCAGAAGGCCAGGGGTTCGAATCCCTTCGGGCACACCACAGACAAAAGCCCCCGCCGCGCGCGGGGGTTTCTGCTGTACCGGGTTACTTGCCGTTCTTCGTGAGGCGGTACAGGGTGACGCCGTTGCTGACGAGCAGGACGACGCACAGCAGGGCCATGGGCCACTCCTGCTTGCTGGCGAAACGGATGGTCAGGATGCCCCAGCCGATCACCAGGGCGGTCACGAGCCAGATGCGCCACGCGGGCGCGTTCATCGCAGGAACCTCATGCCCCCAGGGTACGGGGCGGGTGGGGGGCCGGTGGTCCCGCGTCACCTCCCACCTCACCGTTCATCTCATTTCCCGAGGCTGGAGGCCAGGGCACGTTTCAGGGCGCCTTCGGCGTTCAGGGTGCCCGCGCCGCAGGTGTGGCCCGGCTGCGGATCACAGCGCCCGCCGGGGAAGGGCGTGGCGCTGCCCGTCAGGTACGAGCGCAGCAGCGCCGGGCTGAGTTTCGGCCGGACGCCCAGCAGCAGACTGGCGACGCCGGTCGCGTGCGGCGCGGCGAAACTCGTGCCGTTCGGGGCGCGCTGCCCGCCGGGTCCGCTGACGCTGACGGTGGGAATGCCGCGCGCAGGGTCGCCGCCGGGCGCGGCCAGGGCGACGCTGCGGCCCCAGTTCGCGTACGCGGGCCGCTGACCAGCCTCGCTGACGCTGGTGACGGTCAGGACGTTCCGGCACCCCGCAGGGGAGTACCCACCGGCGTCCTGGCCGTCGTTGGCAGCCCCCGCGATGACCAGCGCGCCCCGCGCGGTGACGGCGTCCACGGCAGCCTGCACGCGCGCGTCGCAGCCGGTCAGCGGAATGAAGTCCGCGAACAGGCTCAGGTTCAGCAGTTTCGCTGGGTTCGGGTTGGCGGGCGCGCCCGGCACGGGAATCCCGGCCGCCCACTTCAGGCCATCCACGAGGTCCGGCACGGTGATGGTGCCCTCGGTGTCGGCCACGCGCACGTGCACGATCCTCGCCGCCGGGTTGATGCCCGCCATGCCGCGCCCGTCGTGCGCCGCGCCGATCAGGTTCGCGATCACCTCGCCGTGGTACGCGAAGGTCCCGACGGCGCTGGCGTCCGCGTCCCGCCCGCTGCCGTCCCCGGCACGCCCGGCGTCCGTGACGAAGTCGTAGCCGTTCACGGCCCGCGCGCCCAGTTCCGCGCTGCGCACGAATCCTGTGTCCAGCACGGCGACCATCACGGGCGCGCTGCGTTCCAGCGCCCACGCCTGCGGCATACGGATCAGCGCGAGGTTCCACTGCTGCGGGAACAGCGGATCGCCGGGCGTCACCGCCTGAACGGTGGGGGGCGCGGGCGTGACCGGGCGCGGCGCCGGGGTCAGGGGCGAGAGGGGGGGAATCTCCTCCAGCGGCGCCGGGGACACGGGGGCAGGCAAGCCGGGCGAGGGGGGCAGGCTGGGAATGGACGTGGCGGCCAGGGCGGAGCCCAGCAGCAGGCCTCCCAGCAGCGCGTGAGGCAGGTGACGGCGGATCATCCCCCCAGTGTCCGGCGCGCCGCTGACGCGCACCTGAGTGGCCCTTGGGGATACCATCACCCCTATGACCCAGCCTGCCCCCAGCCACCCCACCGCGCGGCCCGTCGTGCTCCTGACCGGGGCGTCCAGCGGGATCGGCCGGGCCACCGCCACGGAACTCGCCAGCCTGGGCTACGCGCTGGTGATCGCCGCCCGCCGCGCCGACGACCTGCACGCCCTGGCGCGGCAACTGGACCCCAGTAGTACCCGCGTGCTGGCCGTCCCCACCGACGTCACCGACGACGCCTCGCGCCGCGCGCTCATCGCGGCGGCCCACGCGCACTTCGGGCACATCGACGTCCTGATCAACAACGCGGGCGTGACCATCGAGAAGGGTTGGTGGTGGGACGACACCGACCCCCTGCGCGTCCTGCGCGTGAACGTGGAAGCCCCCATCGAACTGACGCGGCTGGTCCTGCCGGAATTTCAGGCGCGTGGCAGCGGCCACATCCTGAACATCGGGTCCGTCGCCGGACGCGCCGCGACGAACGGCATGTACTCCGCCAGCAAGTTCGGCATTCGCGGCTTCAGCCTCGCGCTGCGGCGCGAACTGCTCGGCACCGGCGTGCACGTCAGTCTGGTCGCCCCCGGCTTCGTGAAAAGCGAGATGACCGCCAGCGCCCGCCTCCCCATGCCCGGCCCCGAGGTGGTCGCCCGCGCCGTGGCCCGCGTCCTGCTGCAACCGAAAGCCGAGACCATCGTCCCGCGCCTGTACCGCCCCCTCGTATGGCTGGAAGGCCTGTTCCCCGCACTGGGCGACGCGGTCGTGCAGAAACTCATCTACCGCCGCTACGACCACAGCAGCGACACGAACCGCTGAGGATCAGCGCCAGTGCTGCGCCGGGCGGCCCTGCGCGTCCTTCCAGGCGTCCCAGCCGTTCACGGGCCGCACGCAGACCATCGCGGCGGCCTCCGAGGCGGATTTCAGGTCCAGGTCGCGGGTGAGTTCCAGCCGGGCGTCGTCCAGGGGGCGCAGCGTTCCGTCGGCCACCCAGGCGTCCCGCCGCGCCATGAACTTCTGCCAGCCCGGCTCGTCCCGGCGGCGCGCCGCACACTGACTGCCCGCCAGCAGCCGCCACGTCCCGCCCGGCAGGTAGAGGGCCTGCGCCGCGCAGCCCAGCGCGCGGAACGTGAAGCGCACACCCCCGGCCGCCTCTGCGCTGCCTGCAGGGGTCTGTGCGCCCAGCAGCACGTCCCGTTCCTGCTGCGTGATACGGACTCCGGTTGAAAGGTTTGCACAATCTTTCAACCCGAGCGGAGCGAGCGGGAGAGAAGCGGGTTCCAGACGTGGAGTTAACAGATCGGTGGAGTTCCGATCTGTTAACGAAACAAACGGAATCCGTATGACGCGGTTCATCTCGGCGGCCGCCTGCGCCGCCAGCGCGAAGGACGCGATCCCGAACTGCCGCTGCACGTCCGCCACGACCGGGGTCTTCTCGCGCAGGATGCGCGCCTCGTCCAGGCGGCGCTGCTGCTGCGCCTGCACGCGCGCCACCGCCGCCCGCGCCCCATCGGCACGCCACACGGCCGGGTCGAACAGCAGCGCGAAATCATCCGCGAACGGTTGCGGCTCGCGGCCCAGTTCCAGACGCAGCACCTCGTGTTCCTCGAAGGTCCCGCCCGGCTGGTGCAGGCGGTCCAGCACGGCCCACACCCGCCCGTTCGTGAGGACCGCCCAGGGGGTCTTCTCGCTGGCGGCGTACGTGACGACCTGCTGGTAGTCCCGCGGGCCCAGCGTGACGGTCATGCCCTTGAGTTCCAGCGCGAACGTGCCGCTGCCCGCCCGGATCAGGAAGTCCGCGCGGTGCCCGGCGCCGTTCGTCTCCTCCGGCACGACCTCCGCCGGGTTCCAGATGTCGAACCCCGCCGCGTGCAGCAGCCGCAGCACGACGGCCTGCCGCACGATCGCCTCGCCGGGCGGGGGAGCGTGGGCCAGCCACGCCTGGATGTGCGTGACGGCCTCCTGAACGGCGTCGGTACGGCTGGACATGTGCGCGGAGTCGACCAGCGACCCCGCGCCTGCACGGACGGAAACGGGACCGACGAAACCGCGCCCCCCGTGTGAACCGGGGGGCGCGCTGCCGGGTGCTGGTCTTAGCGGCCGACGCTGTAGCGGACGGTGTCGCTCGTCCAGTTCTGCTGGGGCACAGGCTGCTCGACGGGGTTCACGACGATGCTCAGCGCCTGCGCGAAGCCCGCCTGGGTCCTGGGCTGCACGGTGGCGAAGGTCTCGCCCTGGCGGTAGCTGCTGAGCTGGTCGAGGTCGAGCGGGGTGCGGCTGGCGATCACGAGGACCTTGTTGATGCCGCGCGGGCCGCTGATGTTGAACACGAAGTTGTCCCCCTGGGCCGGGAAGGTGCGGGTCTGCCCGGCGCGGACGTAGGCGCTGCCGCTCAGGCGGTTGGGGAGGATCTGGTCGGTGGTGCCGTCGGGGTTGATGTTGAACAGGTACACGTACGCGTCCTCGTTCACGGTGGTGCCGATGCTGATGCGGTCGCCGACGCGGTACACGGGGGTGCGGTCGCCGCTGGTGTCGCGGTCCACCCAGACCTTCACGCTCAGGTCGGTGGGGACGGGGTTCACGATGATGCTCTGCGCGCTCAGCTTGGGCGCGGCAAGGGCGGGGGTGGCGGCACCGAGGATGGAAGCGGTCAGGGCGAGCAGCAGGGCGGGCTTCTTCATGGGGGGCTCCAGGGGACGGGCCGGATCTCCGCCGCGCGGTGATTCTCGCCGTGCGGGAGTGCGTGGAGACCGGGGGTGTTGTCCTGCCCTGAATGGTAAGGAAGGTCACCTGACGGGCGGTGAAGGCAGGCTGACTCAACATGAGCTGGAACGTGGCCCGGCTCATGATCGGCCGATCAGAATTCAGCTGGCCGGGTCAGAGGGGACAGCAGAAGCGGCCCGCCGGATCGCTCCGGGGGCCGCCTAATCTGGCAGGGATACTAGGATTCGAACCTAGACAAACAGATCCAAAATCTGTTGTGCTGCCATTACACCATATCCCTGTACTGCTGCCGAAACATGCGTTTCAGGCGGGTACGAGTATAGGGGTGCCCGGCGCCGCAGGTCAAGATACGGGTGTGGGCGCCGCCTCGATGACGGTCAGGCCCGCGAACTTCAGCAGCAGCCGCTTCTGGCCCACACCGGGGAAGTACAGCAGCACCTCGCGCCGCTCGCCCTGATGGAAGCCCTGCATGAACACGCCCTCGCCGAACTTCGGGTGCCGCAGCCGCAGCGGCTGGGTGGTACTCACGGCGCGCTGCAACTCGCGGCTGGGGATGCCCAGGCGGGCGCTGACCTCCGGCAGGGACAGGCCGTGCAGGTCCAGCAGTTCGCGCGCCTGCGTGGGCCAGCTGGGCGGCAGCGCCGGAACGTCCGGCAGCGGCGCGCTGTCCGGTCGCGTGGGCGGGAGGTCGTCCGTATCGGGCACCGGGACCTCGGCGGGGCGGACGGTCAGGCCCGGGACGCTCTGGAGGAACGCGCGGGTGGCGAGCTTGTCGGTGGGGCGCCGCTCGCCGCTGGGCAGCGTGGGCGAGAAGCAGCGGCTGACCGCGATGCACTCGAAACACCCCTGCGCCTGCTGACAGCACGCCTTGCTCGTCAGGTCCAGCGCCCGCTGCAGCAGGTCGTCCATGTGCTCGAACGCCCGCCGGGCCACGCCCAGGCCGCCCAGCCAGTCGTCGTACAGGAAGAAGTACGTGTCGCGCCCCTCGCGGAACGCGCCCGCCAGGTCGTTCTCGTCGCAGGCCACGCGTTCGGGCGTGACCTTCTGCAGCAGGTGCTTGAGGGTGTGCGCCACGGCGGTGGGCCGCTCGGTGGCGCGCGGGTCCACGCCGACCTCCAGCGCACTCGTGCGGAAGGGCGGCAGTTCGGTGGGCTGCTCGTACAGGTGCTCGGAGAGCTTGTGGTCCTGCATGCGGTCCTGGATGCGGCCCCCGCAGCGGGCGCAGCTGCGCTCGGTCTCGCCGGGTTCGCGGTCGCAGCCGACGCAGACCCGCTCGAACACCTGCCGGAGCATCTGGTACCCGGTGTAGCGCCGCCGGATGACGACCTCGCCGTGCCGGAACGCCAGCGGGCCGCGCCGCTCCCACTCGCCCATGCGGGCCGGGGTGACCTCGATGGCGTACAGACCGCGCGTGAACAGGTTCGCGGCGTCGTGCTTCTCGACCAGGATCGCCGTGCCCGCCGGGTGCTCCTCCCAGCGCAGCACCTTGTACCCCTGCCCGTCCAGGGTGAACACCGCGCCCTCGTGCTTCTCGGTCAGGGCGTAGTGCTGACTGGGGCTCTCCAGCGGGGCGTCCAGTGCCCGCGCGCCGTGCCGTTCCCACTCGGCGGCCTCGACCACCGCGAACTTCAGGCTGCCCTCGCCGCGCAGGTTCCAGTAGCGCGGGCTGGGCTGCGCCTCGTGCGGTTCCGGCAGTCCGGCGGCGTGGAACTCGTCGTTCGCGCGGGCCGCGTGCCGGGGCGACAGGTACGGGTTGTGCGCCTCCACGACCGCCTTCTCGATCGGGCCGGTCAGCAGTTCCAGGAAGTTCCCCGCGTTGCTGTAGAACGCGTCCGCCGGTTGCGGCACGCCCTGCTCGTTCAGCGCCGGGAGGTACAGCACCAGCCCCGGCGCGATCCGCCCCGCCCGCCCCGCCATCTGCCGGAACGCCATGCGGCTTCCCGGGTACCCGTCGATGATCACGACCTCCAGATCCCCGATGTCCACCCCGGCCTCCAGCGCGTTCGTGGCGAACATCACCCCGCTCCTGGCGCGGCGGAACTCCGACAGGCGACCCTCGCGGTCACTCGTGCCCGCCATGTACAGGTGCGCCCGGCGCGCGTACTGCGGCTGCGCCCGGTACGTGGAGTACAGGCGCGCCGCCCGCGACCGCCCCCGGAAAAACGCCAGCACCTTCAGGTCGTACCGCTCGCTGGCGTCCATCACCGCGTTCCAGAAGCGCCTCGGCTGCCCCCTGTGATCCGCCAGCACGAACCGCTTGCCGTGCCGCGCCGCGCCGGACTCGCTGACCTCCACGGCGTCCACGCCCGTCAGTTCCCGCGCGAACTCCGCCGGGTTCCCGATGGTCGCGGTGCTCAGGATCACCTGCGGGTCCGCGCCCAGCGCCCGCGCCAGCGCCAGCAGGCGGCGCAGCATGCCCGCCACCTCGCTCCCGAACCCACCCCGGTACGTGTGCGCCTCGTCCAGCACCAGAAACGAGAGGTTGCGCAGGAACTCCCGCACGCCCGGCTGCGTCAGCGACCAGTGCAGCTTGTCCGGCGTGGCCGTCACCATCCGCACGCCGGGCCGGAACACCACCGACCCCTGCGCGCTGCCCTGGAACGCCGCCACCTCCCACGGGAATCCCCCGCGCTCGCGGAAGGCCAGCAGCTTGTCCCGCTGATCCTGCCCCAGCGCCACGAGCGGGTACACGAACAGCGCCGTCGCGCGCGGGTCGCGTTCCAGCCGGTCGAACACGCCGGGGAAGAACGCGCCCGTCTTGCCGCTCGCGGTGGGCGTCGTGATGATCACGTGCCGCCCGTCCCGCATCAGCTCGTACGTGCGCGCCTGATGCGCGAACACCTCCGGGAAGCCGAAGCCCCGCGTGACCGCGTCGCTCCAGCCCAGCCCCGACGCCGCCACCGTCCGCGCGTCCTGCGGCCACTCCTCGTGCAGGCGCGTCGCCCCGCTCCCCAGCGTGTCCCGCAGGAAGCCCTCCAGACGGGCGAAGGGAGAGCGGGCGGGCAGCATCCCCACAGTCTAGAGCCGCGCGCACACACGCAAGAGGGAAGCGCGTCACGGTCGCCCGCCCGCGCGGGGTAGACTGGACAGCAGTTCATGACGACTCCCGAACCGCCCACCGTGTTTGTCGTGACGTCCCAGGAAGCCCGCGCGCACGCGCTGCGGGCCCACCTGCCGCGCGTGAACGTCGTCCACGCCCCCCACGCCGAATTCCTGATGCGCGAATCGCACGTCACCATCCCCGACGTCGCCCTGCTGTACACCGACACCCACGGCGTGCCCCTGCACCAGGTGCTGCCCATGCTCCGCCAGCGCGCCGAACTGGGCGGCACCCACTGGCTCGCCGTCGGCTCCCAGGGCCTGGGCGAGATGCTCGGCGCGGGCGCCGACGCCCTGATCAGCGACGTCACGCCCCCCGAAGCCCTCGCGCTGCAGGTCCGCGCGCTGCTGGGCCGCGCGCAACAGTTCCGTGACACGCTGGGCCGCGTCGCCACCCTGCAGCGCCGCATGGACACCTGGGAGCACGAGGAACGCGTCCGCGACCAGCTGGTCCACATGCTCGTCCACGACCTGAAAAACCCCATCGCGGCCGTCATGGGCCTGCTGGAGATCGTGCAGGACGACCCCCGCGTGCCCGAGGACAACCGCGAACTGCTCAAGGTCGCCCGCGACGAGACCCAGCACCTGCTGCACCTCACCGTGAACATGCTCGACGTCCGCAAGATCCAGGCGGGCAAGATGAACCTGAAACGCGAACTGATGTTCACTCCAATGTTCCGTGAGGTCGTCGACCTCGCCCGCGGGGACGTCGGCAGCGGCCTGCGCGACCGCCACATCCGCGTCGAGGTCGAACCCGACCTGAGCCCCGCCAGCGTCGACCCGGAAATCCTGCGCCGCGTCCTGGCGAACCTGATCAGCAACGCCCTGAAACACACCACCACCGGCGGCCTGATCCTCGTCGTCGTCAAGGGCACCCCCGACGCCGTGCAGGTCACCGTCCGCGACGACGGCGAAGGCATCCCCGCCGACGACATCCCCAACCTGTTCGCCGCGTTCGAACAGTCCCGCCTGACCCTGCATGGCCGCTTCGACACCGGCATGGGCCTCGCGTTCTGCAAACTGGCCGTCGAGGAACACGGCGGGCAGATCTGGGTCGAATCCGAACGCGGCAAGGGCGCCACCTTCTACTTCACGCTCCCGCTGGCGCAGGACGCCGAGGACGACGACTTCGTCGAACTGGTGTAATCGGGCAGGGGAGAGGCGGCCGCTCAGGGCACCTCGGCCAGGGCTGGACCACCGGCGTACAGGTCGATGTCCAGGCCCGCGCCGAGCGCCGCCAGTCGGCTCAGGTCCTCCCGCTCGATCGGTATGCCCCACATCTGTTCCGCGTAACCGCGGTACCCGACCGTCACGCTGACGTCACAGGTATCAGCCAGTGTCCGGATGCGCGGCGCGGCCTCCTGCGTCAGATCCAGCAGGCGGGTCAGCTTGTCCTCGAACTCGCCGGGGCGGTCACCTTCGGGGCAGAGGGTCCAGCGGGTGAACGTCCGGCGTGATGGGCTGAAGCCGGGTCGTGTCCATTCGTCCCCGACGCTCCAGGCATCCGTGGGGTCCAGACCGGTGGCACGGGTGATGTCTTCGGCGCTGAGGGTCTCGCTGACGATGGACAACGCCACCCGCGCTCGCGCTGAAGCTCGCGCGCCCAGGATGTCCCAGCCGTCCGGTGTGGAGCGCACCATGACCACGAGGAAATAGTCCTCGCCCTGCGGCCTGAAGTGCACCTGCTGCACGTCACCGTCCAGCAGGACGCCGTGAACGCGTGGTTCGCCGTCGGTGGATTCGAGAACGTGCGGAGCAAAAAACTGGATGGTGGTGGCGCAGGTCGGTGAGCGGAGTTCTGCGAGGGCGGCCTGCTCGGCGGTCGGGTGGGGTGCGGGCATGTGGGATGACCATACCTGTGCCTGACGGGTGGGTGGTGGGCTGTTCGTGGCTGCGTGTCGTGTGAACCGTGATAAAACAGGGGCGTACCAACAGTTTTATGAAGTGCAGTTCGT is a window of Deinococcus grandis DNA encoding:
- a CDS encoding 5-oxoprolinase subunit C family protein produces the protein MTAPLPRASRPVAGGPLATGATVLRAGVQTTVQDAGRRVRALGVPAGGAADPVARRLANALVGNAPDAAGLEVTLGGPTVLFHEAALVSLCGAPFDATLDGAPLPLWRAVPVQTGQTLTVGGTARGLRAFLAVRGALHGHEVFGSRATDLRAGFGGVQGRALRPGDHLTWSPLPAQAARRAFIAPDLRTPTGPHHELRVLGTGDLTADLRDSLLARPFTVSPQADRMGARLTESVAAPRDPTRPSVPNVPGLLQLPPDGRPILLLPDAGTHGGYPTPLVVITADLPRLGQLRPGDTLTLREVTREDAHAAHLAQERALRQAEWMLRQAVVSGK
- a CDS encoding 5-oxoprolinase subunit B family protein; translated protein: MPAPSGPDLPTFEWLGDAALNVRTPLARELYASLRAHPLPGVQEAVPALDLLTLLLDAPTAGEAVQETVAARLATLTPAPGGSGRRVVVPVTFGGPDLDWCAAHAGLDRAAFVAALCAAQLEVAFLGFTPGFAFLTGLPEPLRMPRLDAPRERVPAGSVALGGPWAGVYPRETPGGWRLVGRTAMNFFDLSRAAPVPWQPGDRVQFEARA
- a CDS encoding nitrilase-related carbon-nitrogen hydrolase, with amino-acid sequence MTAPTPQPPRHVRAVAVQPHWSARDFTTPEAFRRWMRAQLDMARPHLKPGGVNLVVLTELNGLPLVLRGGGWALRLQTFERVALALFLARLPRALPVLLRERVSPIRALQLAGIDANTELYLHTCRDLAREYGVYLCCGSAPMPRYARHGNTLRRAPGVLTNQTVLLDPHGDLIGVTDKVHLTPDEEAGGVDLTPGHLNDLRVFPTPAGDLGVAISLDAFRADVIGSLAAQGCTVLLQPDANGSPWTAKEGLPPDPAHLRDQPVAWLDSSWQVTAQRQIPYAVNPMVVGNLLDLTFDGQSGITGPAEEAPGLRSYVLTDPRPGFLALTPWVTDGTPDELRQAGLDRAAHSGHPLENRYREDTLHADLTLPPATRPAPPHTPHEDALQALLRGEARAPHPGRWALAALPLLALPLLTWLRRRP
- a CDS encoding S8 family serine peptidase, translated to MIRRHLPHALLGGLLLGSALAATSIPSLPPSPGLPAPVSPAPLEEIPPLSPLTPAPRPVTPAPPTVQAVTPGDPLFPQQWNLALIRMPQAWALERSAPVMVAVLDTGFVRSAELGARAVNGYDFVTDAGRAGDGSGRDADASAVGTFAYHGEVIANLIGAAHDGRGMAGINPAARIVHVRVADTEGTITVPDLVDGLKWAAGIPVPGAPANPNPAKLLNLSLFADFIPLTGCDARVQAAVDAVTARGALVIAGAANDGQDAGGYSPAGCRNVLTVTSVSEAGQRPAYANWGRSVALAAPGGDPARGIPTVSVSGPGGQRAPNGTSFAAPHATGVASLLLGVRPKLSPALLRSYLTGSATPFPGGRCDPQPGHTCGAGTLNAEGALKRALASSLGK
- a CDS encoding SDR family NAD(P)-dependent oxidoreductase — translated: MTQPAPSHPTARPVVLLTGASSGIGRATATELASLGYALVIAARRADDLHALARQLDPSSTRVLAVPTDVTDDASRRALIAAAHAHFGHIDVLINNAGVTIEKGWWWDDTDPLRVLRVNVEAPIELTRLVLPEFQARGSGHILNIGSVAGRAATNGMYSASKFGIRGFSLALRRELLGTGVHVSLVAPGFVKSEMTASARLPMPGPEVVARAVARVLLQPKAETIVPRLYRPLVWLEGLFPALGDAVVQKLIYRRYDHSSDTNR
- a CDS encoding DUF4357 domain-containing protein, which gives rise to MSSRTDAVQEAVTHIQAWLAHAPPPGEAIVRQAVVLRLLHAAGFDIWNPAEVVPEETNGAGHRADFLIRAGSGTFALELKGMTVTLGPRDYQQVVTYAASEKTPWAVLTNGRVWAVLDRLHQPGGTFEEHEVLRLELGREPQPFADDFALLFDPAVWRADGARAAVARVQAQQQRRLDEARILREKTPVVADVQRQFGIASFALAAQAAAEMNRVIRIPFVSLTDRNSTDLLTPRLEPASLPLAPLGLKDCANLSTGVRITQQERDVLLGAQTPAGSAEAAGGVRFTFRALGCAAQALYLPGGTWRLLAGSQCAARRRDEPGWQKFMARRDAWVADGTLRPLDDARLELTRDLDLKSASEAAAMVCVRPVNGWDAWKDAQGRPAQHWR
- a CDS encoding DUF4384 domain-containing protein yields the protein MKKPALLLALTASILGAATPALAAPKLSAQSIIVNPVPTDLSVKVWVDRDTSGDRTPVYRVGDRISIGTTVNEDAYVYLFNINPDGTTDQILPNRLSGSAYVRAGQTRTFPAQGDNFVFNISGPRGINKVLVIASRTPLDLDQLSSYRQGETFATVQPRTQAGFAQALSIVVNPVEQPVPQQNWTSDTVRYSVGR